The Dehalococcoidia bacterium genome includes a region encoding these proteins:
- the rpmF gene encoding 50S ribosomal protein L32, translated as MPPLPKKRYPKARQGKRRSHLALKLTGLTRCPQCRNMRRPHHACPVCGYYKGREALEIPGPSLGQ; from the coding sequence GTGCCCCCACTGCCAAAGAAGCGCTATCCAAAAGCCCGCCAGGGCAAGCGCCGCAGTCACCTCGCGCTGAAGCTCACGGGCCTCACTCGTTGTCCCCAGTGCCGGAACATGCGGCGTCCTCATCACGCTTGTCCGGTCTGCGGCTACTACAAGGGGCGAGAGGCCTTGGAGATCCCGGGCCCGTCCCTTGGCCAGTAG